A single region of the Leptotrichia sp. OH3620_COT-345 genome encodes:
- a CDS encoding dipeptidase — protein MFFDMHADVWTDNHREYIKGNKDIIRKKYKNRFIKGGLSGGIFVIYIDVFKTSDPEELFFQNLCSMSEELYYSKDIVHIIKNTEDFEKAQTLNKFGIILGIEGLPGIGSNLDYLYLLERLGVRHIGMTWNEQNAFATGQRGDENRGLTNLGIKAVEIIENLGILLDVSHANDKTFWDIAKYSKKPFFASHSNSRTLCSSMRNLNDEQILCIGERNGMIGLNSYHGFVSKNENEKNLDMLLNHMEYIAEKIGLDKVGFGFDFAEYYNTPDDEDEGLNGIYDVTQIKNVKSALEKRGYSKEEIENIAYKNFFSFFKRVRGK, from the coding sequence ATGTTTTTTGATATGCACGCTGATGTATGGACTGATAATCATCGGGAATATATAAAAGGAAATAAGGACATAATAAGAAAAAAATATAAGAACAGATTTATAAAAGGAGGTCTCTCAGGCGGAATTTTCGTTATTTATATAGATGTCTTTAAAACCTCTGATCCTGAAGAACTTTTTTTTCAAAACCTATGTTCAATGAGTGAAGAACTTTATTATTCAAAGGATATTGTTCATATTATAAAAAATACAGAAGATTTTGAAAAAGCCCAAACTTTAAATAAATTCGGAATTATTTTAGGAATAGAAGGACTGCCCGGTATAGGTTCAAATCTTGATTATTTATATCTTTTGGAAAGATTAGGTGTAAGACATATCGGTATGACATGGAATGAACAAAACGCTTTTGCTACAGGTCAGCGCGGCGATGAAAATAGAGGATTGACAAACTTAGGAATAAAAGCTGTTGAAATTATTGAGAACTTAGGTATTCTACTTGATGTCTCTCATGCTAATGATAAAACTTTCTGGGACATTGCAAAATACTCAAAAAAACCATTTTTTGCTTCCCATTCCAATTCCAGAACTCTTTGTTCTTCGATGAGAAATTTAAATGATGAGCAGATTTTATGTATCGGAGAAAGAAACGGAATGATTGGATTAAACAGTTATCATGGATTTGTCAGTAAAAATGAAAATGAAAAAAATCTGGATATGCTTTTAAATCATATGGAATATATTGCAGAGAAAATAGGTCTCGATAAAGTTGGATTCGGTTTTGATTTCGCCGAATACTACAATACCCCTGATGACGAAGATGAAGGATTAAATGGAATCTACGATGTAACTCAAATTAAAAATGTAAAATCTGCTTTGGAAAAGCGTGGATATTCAAAAGAAGAAATCGAAAACATAGCTTATAAAAACTTCTTTTCTTTTTTTAAAAGAGTGAGAGGAAAATAA
- a CDS encoding PRD domain-containing protein: MEKLKFRLEILKNSGVIDEEIYRTVTDLIIYLNEKWGIILTEDNGAMFITHLSMALKRIKKGESVNNVDYEVFQEILMSDKITEIEKIYEDIEKNIFNKKLPEEEKKYILINLLLIEENK; the protein is encoded by the coding sequence ATGGAAAAATTAAAATTTAGACTGGAAATATTGAAAAATTCCGGTGTAATAGATGAAGAAATATACAGAACAGTGACAGATTTAATAATATATTTGAATGAAAAATGGGGAATCATACTAACTGAAGATAATGGGGCAATGTTTATAACTCACTTGTCAATGGCGTTAAAAAGAATAAAGAAAGGTGAAAGTGTAAATAATGTTGATTATGAAGTGTTTCAGGAAATATTAATGTCAGATAAAATTACGGAAATTGAAAAAATTTATGAAGATATTGAAAAAAATATTTTTAATAAAAAATTACCTGAAGAAGAGAAAAAATATATTCTGATAAATTTGCTGCTGATTGAAGAGAATAAATAA
- a CDS encoding PTS transporter subunit EIIC, with amino-acid sequence MKNNFFSVLQKIGRAFMLPIAVLPMAGILLGVGGSFTNPVLIQTYNLTFLKEGTILNYIMQLFSNTGLFVFANLPLLFAVGVAIGLANKNKETAALSAVLGFLLFHTIIGTILTFQGITPEAMTYETLISKGLSEAAARGTAALYSRELGIFTLQTGVFGGIICGIVAAGITNKFSGKVLPDYLAFFSGNRLVPVMTIILFIPVAAIFPFIWPTVFMGIVKAGEIFAATGAVGTFFYGFTMRILNVFGLHHAIYPLFWYTQLGGYEEVAGKMVAGGQNIFFAQLADPTIKHFSAAATKTMTGGFLPMMFGLPAAALAMYKTAENKNKAAIKGILISAALTSFLTGITEPIEFTFLFVAPILYVIHALLEGLAYMLMYVLNVAVGITFSRGIIDFTFFGLLQGTAKTSYYWILILGPVYAVIYYFVFKVLILKFNISTPGRGEGENKLYTRKDYDASKEKNEFIDEIVLSLGGVENIENIDACITRLRVTVKDSDKVSEDIRWKELNAKGVIRSGNGIQIVYGTQAEIYKNKIREKYKI; translated from the coding sequence ATGAAAAATAATTTTTTTTCAGTATTACAGAAGATAGGGAGAGCTTTTATGTTGCCTATAGCTGTATTACCAATGGCGGGAATACTTTTAGGGGTGGGAGGTTCATTCACAAATCCTGTACTGATACAGACATATAATCTTACTTTTTTAAAAGAAGGAACCATTTTAAACTATATAATGCAATTATTTTCCAATACGGGATTATTTGTATTTGCAAATCTTCCTTTGCTGTTTGCAGTGGGCGTAGCTATAGGTCTTGCCAACAAAAACAAAGAAACAGCGGCTTTATCAGCAGTTCTCGGATTTTTACTTTTCCATACAATAATAGGAACTATTTTAACATTTCAGGGAATAACTCCTGAAGCAATGACTTATGAGACCCTTATATCTAAAGGACTTAGTGAAGCTGCAGCAAGAGGAACGGCGGCACTTTATTCAAGAGAACTGGGAATATTTACATTACAGACGGGAGTATTTGGAGGAATAATCTGCGGTATAGTTGCAGCAGGAATTACAAATAAATTTTCAGGTAAAGTATTACCCGACTATTTGGCATTTTTTAGCGGAAACAGACTTGTTCCTGTTATGACAATCATACTATTTATACCTGTGGCGGCAATATTTCCGTTTATATGGCCGACTGTATTTATGGGAATTGTAAAAGCCGGAGAAATATTTGCGGCAACAGGAGCTGTAGGAACATTCTTTTACGGATTTACAATGAGAATACTCAATGTATTCGGATTACATCATGCCATATATCCATTATTCTGGTATACACAGCTTGGAGGATATGAGGAAGTTGCAGGTAAAATGGTTGCAGGAGGACAGAATATATTTTTTGCCCAACTTGCCGATCCTACAATAAAACACTTCAGTGCAGCAGCCACAAAAACAATGACGGGAGGATTTTTACCTATGATGTTCGGACTGCCTGCTGCAGCTCTGGCAATGTACAAAACAGCAGAAAATAAAAATAAGGCTGCAATAAAAGGTATACTTATATCAGCAGCATTAACATCATTTCTGACAGGTATAACAGAACCTATAGAATTCACATTTTTATTTGTTGCTCCGATATTATATGTGATTCATGCATTACTTGAAGGATTGGCATATATGCTGATGTATGTGTTGAACGTTGCTGTGGGAATTACATTTTCAAGGGGAATAATAGACTTTACGTTTTTTGGGCTTTTGCAGGGGACTGCTAAGACCTCTTATTACTGGATTCTTATATTAGGTCCTGTGTATGCGGTTATTTATTATTTTGTATTTAAAGTTTTAATATTGAAATTTAATATTTCGACTCCCGGAAGAGGCGAAGGAGAAAATAAGCTTTATACAAGAAAAGATTATGATGCTTCCAAAGAAAAAAATGAATTTATAGATGAGATTGTACTATCACTGGGAGGAGTCGAAAATATAGAAAATATAGATGCCTGTATTACAAGACTGAGGGTTACTGTAAAGGATTCTGATAAAGTGTCGGAGGATATCAGATGGAAAGAGTTGAATGCCAAAGGAGTTATAAGATCAGGGAATGGAATACAGATAGTATATGGAACACAGGCTGAAATATATAAAAATAAAATAAGGGAGAAATATAAAATATGA
- a CDS encoding LD-carboxypeptidase: protein MNFPNSLKKGDKVFLLCPSSPIIADEDIKKCCKVIEKLGFFPIMGKSLYENYGGYMAGNPEVRVQDLHEAFSRNDIKGIFCVKGGYSASQLLDKIDYNLIKNNPKVFVGYSDITNLHIVFNQKCNLGTYHGPMVKSNMFNDFNSYTEISLFEALEKEKWKYKEPENKKLHLLNENNLTNSSLTVKGPLIGGNLAISVSTLGTPYEIDTKGKILFLEDVDEKTGSIDRMLTHLKYSGKLDDCHGIILGNFADCSNTYKTSNDEIYELNELFNDFFKDYDKPVIYGIESGHGKPFMATLPLGSVCTINTQTKEIFFEKI from the coding sequence ATGAATTTCCCGAATTCTTTAAAAAAAGGAGATAAAGTATTCCTACTTTGCCCTTCTTCACCTATAATTGCTGATGAAGATATAAAAAAATGCTGTAAAGTAATCGAAAAATTAGGATTTTTTCCTATAATGGGAAAAAGTCTCTATGAAAATTATGGAGGCTATATGGCCGGAAATCCTGAAGTTCGTGTACAAGATTTACATGAAGCATTTTCAAGAAACGATATTAAAGGTATTTTTTGTGTAAAAGGCGGCTATTCAGCTTCACAGCTTTTAGATAAAATTGATTACAATCTTATAAAAAACAATCCGAAAGTATTTGTAGGATACAGCGATATTACAAATTTACATATTGTTTTTAATCAGAAATGCAACTTGGGGACATACCACGGCCCTATGGTAAAATCAAATATGTTCAATGATTTTAACAGTTACACTGAAATTTCTCTTTTTGAAGCCTTAGAAAAAGAAAAGTGGAAATATAAAGAACCTGAAAACAAAAAACTTCATTTACTGAATGAAAACAATCTGACTAATTCATCATTAACAGTAAAAGGTCCACTTATTGGAGGAAATTTGGCTATTTCCGTTTCCACTTTAGGAACCCCGTATGAGATAGATACTAAAGGGAAAATTCTCTTTCTTGAAGATGTTGATGAAAAAACAGGCTCTATTGATAGGATGTTGACACATTTGAAATATTCCGGAAAATTAGACGATTGCCATGGAATTATACTCGGAAATTTTGCTGACTGTAGCAATACCTACAAAACTTCAAATGATGAAATATACGAACTGAATGAATTATTTAATGATTTTTTTAAAGATTATGACAAACCTGTTATTTACGGAATAGAGTCAGGACACGGTAAGCCTTTTATGGCGACATTACCTTTAGGCTCTGTATGTACTATAAATACTCAAACTAAAGAAATATTTTTTGAAAAAATTTAA
- a CDS encoding N-acetylmannosamine-6-phosphate 2-epimerase: MSKKEIFQKIKRKLIVSCQALPEEPLYIENGTIMPLMALAAKQAGAAGIRTNGKRDVEEIKKLVDLPIIGLIKKKYEGFEQYITVTMKEIEDLIEAKSDIIALDCTMRKRVDRKTINEFIAEIKEKYPEIILMADISTFEEGINAEKAGADLIGTTLSGYTPYSKKIEGPDFELVERLVKEVKIPVIAEGRIHEPKQAKQMLDIGAYAVVVGGAITRPFEIASRFVAEIEK; encoded by the coding sequence ATGAGTAAAAAAGAAATATTTCAAAAAATAAAAAGAAAATTGATAGTTTCCTGTCAAGCATTACCTGAAGAACCGTTATATATTGAAAATGGAACAATTATGCCTTTAATGGCACTTGCAGCAAAACAGGCGGGAGCGGCAGGAATAAGGACAAATGGAAAAAGAGATGTGGAAGAAATAAAAAAACTTGTAGATTTACCAATTATAGGATTGATAAAAAAGAAATATGAGGGATTTGAACAATATATAACCGTTACAATGAAAGAAATAGAAGATTTAATAGAAGCTAAATCCGATATAATTGCTTTAGATTGTACTATGAGAAAGAGAGTTGACCGAAAAACGATAAATGAATTTATAGCGGAAATAAAAGAAAAGTATCCTGAAATAATATTAATGGCTGATATATCCACTTTTGAAGAAGGGATAAACGCTGAAAAAGCGGGAGCTGACTTAATCGGAACTACATTGAGCGGGTATACTCCATATAGTAAAAAAATTGAGGGACCGGATTTTGAACTGGTGGAAAGATTAGTAAAGGAAGTAAAAATCCCTGTGATAGCGGAAGGAAGAATACATGAACCAAAACAGGCAAAGCAAATGCTAGATATAGGGGCTTATGCAGTAGTAGTAGGAGGAGCTATAACGAGACCTTTTGAAATAGCATCAAGATTTGTTGCGGAAATAGAAAAATAA
- the yhfZ gene encoding GntR family transcriptional regulator YhfZ — protein MKKEKEKKEKKMSKNNRAILSIARELLFSKVGERIPSVIDYSQKYEISVGLIQKAFVYLQDEGAVEFEKRGVLGSFVKKINNDILLEKSDLDILVGVMPLPYSKRYEGLATGIKNNFQNNNLDYYFAYMSGSKIRMDLLRKGVYDFAVVSKLAYKLEREKNKDIEAIFEFGENSYASKHVLFKAPGVKKIQKVGIDRNSEDQKYLTKKCLEGSDYIYVEIDYNETAKLLKNKVVDAIIWNFDKIEEKQIDIDYEELPQNKMLRHASEAVLIVNSNNENLKRLAKKIIDMNYIKEIQKSVMDNRMLPTY, from the coding sequence ATGAAAAAAGAAAAAGAGAAAAAAGAAAAAAAAATGAGCAAAAATAATCGCGCCATTTTATCAATCGCAAGAGAACTTTTATTTTCCAAAGTAGGGGAAAGAATTCCGTCAGTAATTGATTATTCACAAAAGTATGAAATTTCTGTGGGACTTATTCAGAAAGCATTTGTCTATTTACAGGATGAAGGAGCTGTAGAATTTGAAAAAAGAGGGGTTCTAGGTTCATTTGTAAAAAAAATAAACAATGATATTCTTTTAGAAAAGAGTGACCTTGATATCCTTGTAGGAGTTATGCCGTTACCTTATTCAAAAAGATATGAAGGGCTTGCAACAGGTATAAAGAATAATTTCCAGAACAATAATCTGGATTATTACTTTGCATATATGAGCGGTTCAAAAATAAGAATGGATTTACTTAGAAAAGGAGTTTATGATTTTGCTGTAGTATCTAAACTTGCATACAAGCTTGAAAGAGAGAAAAATAAGGATATTGAAGCTATATTTGAATTCGGAGAAAACAGCTATGCTTCAAAACATGTTCTTTTTAAAGCACCGGGCGTAAAAAAAATACAAAAAGTGGGAATAGATAGAAACTCTGAGGATCAGAAATATTTAACTAAAAAATGTCTTGAAGGTTCTGACTACATTTATGTAGAAATAGATTATAATGAAACTGCAAAATTACTTAAAAATAAAGTTGTAGATGCAATTATATGGAATTTTGACAAAATTGAAGAAAAACAGATTGACATAGACTATGAAGAACTCCCTCAAAATAAAATGTTAAGACATGCAAGTGAAGCGGTACTCATAGTAAACAGCAATAATGAAAATCTGAAAAGATTGGCAAAAAAAATAATAGACATGAACTATATTAAAGAAATACAGAAAAGTGTAATGGATAATAGAATGTTACCTACTTACTAA
- a CDS encoding YhcH/YjgK/YiaL family protein, whose protein sequence is MIFTNLKDSLQNESLSKEIKKCIEFTNKNKIEEYEAGVYEVPGTDMKMNVGHYTTKAESECFWETHLKYIDVQVMLKGEEYIAFNNVHNLKKIKTDEKNDLIEHEGDELFRVLMKEGDVLILYPEDAHMPGVKVNEPISVKKVVFKIKAEKI, encoded by the coding sequence ATGATTTTTACAAATTTAAAAGACAGTCTTCAAAATGAAAGTCTTTCAAAAGAAATAAAAAAATGTATTGAATTTACAAATAAAAATAAAATTGAAGAGTATGAAGCAGGAGTTTATGAGGTTCCCGGAACTGATATGAAAATGAATGTAGGACATTATACTACAAAAGCGGAAAGTGAATGTTTTTGGGAAACTCATCTGAAATATATTGATGTTCAGGTCATGCTTAAAGGAGAAGAATATATAGCCTTTAATAATGTCCATAATCTCAAAAAAATTAAGACGGATGAGAAAAATGACCTTATAGAACACGAAGGAGATGAACTATTCAGAGTTTTAATGAAGGAAGGAGATGTTCTTATTCTTTATCCTGAAGATGCACATATGCCCGGAGTAAAAGTCAATGAGCCTATTTCTGTTAAAAAAGTTGTATTTAAAATAAAAGCGGAAAAAATTTAA
- a CDS encoding DUF2620 domain-containing protein, which yields MKITVGGQIDKENVAELLKKYFPEGEITIKSDIDAAMDIKLGNADYYFGACNTGGGGALAMAIALIGADKCATLAMPGNVLSEEKIKEEVDKGKIAFGFTPQSAEEIIKTVASFLKIKS from the coding sequence ATGAAAATAACAGTAGGAGGGCAAATAGATAAGGAAAATGTTGCGGAATTGCTGAAAAAGTATTTTCCCGAAGGGGAAATAACTATAAAAAGTGATATCGATGCAGCAATGGATATAAAACTGGGAAATGCTGATTATTACTTTGGAGCATGTAATACAGGAGGGGGAGGAGCACTGGCAATGGCTATTGCACTTATAGGAGCAGATAAGTGTGCGACTCTTGCAATGCCCGGAAATGTACTGTCCGAAGAAAAAATAAAAGAAGAAGTGGACAAAGGAAAAATTGCTTTTGGATTTACTCCTCAATCAGCGGAAGAAATTATAAAAACTGTTGCAAGTTTTTTAAAAATAAAAAGCTGA